In Oscillatoria acuminata PCC 6304, a single window of DNA contains:
- a CDS encoding NACHT domain-containing protein has protein sequence MGQKGKKNTVQAHQQGIQKLAEAKAAKRNYEGKVWTDLDIAGESGVSEKTVERFFGGQPVLLKTASTICTALGLEVKEVVDPNDWNPPTPTRDKPIPCQNAIAQFLEAIETQCQELRVFHTQQPIVLKHQYIPIEVTLKRRYRHQVETTWGYAESEEEQKRAYALKGMEEESRPVQVPWEKAKMEHQRMIVLADPGMGKSTLLKMEAVSQARQERQKLGQSQAIDRVVFPLFLRLSELQETNAEIIEAIPRLIQRDYPKHWREIEPFLRKKLELGQCLLLLDALDEVPREARNGLREKLSRFTESYRCPLIVTSRIVGYGGGFVTDAKEVEIVPFNPEQLQRYIQTWFVNAAGYIQDETVSASRLIEELKRKPQIQGLAQNPLLLSLICSLYQDKKLTLPTRRVQLYEQVVECMLKEWRGNREPQSDGKILAKLRFLETLAYQFSCQGQEIFTGDELYEAIKQGKNADSDLQNYPTEELMAELSEEDGIIQKLTRDGQNYLFLHRTFQEYFTAGYLNRVMARDPQQGMALVRAHFWEYDWHETLTLLAGLLKNPIPLLEAIAQEKDDIFGSLLLLAGRCLAECENLSHPVSEAICDRLYELWHRYPSLNFISSTVVTVGQNNLQMLQKLQNAALCDSDSDVRRQALEVLGKIGIPEAVPSLIDALCDSDSDIRRYAAITLEKSSTPETVTALIDALCDSDSDVRNNAAITLEKIGTLEVVTALIYALCNSDSDIRRYAALVLGNIGTLEVVTALIDVLSHSDSNVKIYAALVLGNMGTPEVVTALIDILSHSDSDVKIYAEWALEKIRTPEAVPALVPAPSHSDSDVRSDAVEVLGNIGILEAVPALIAALSHSNRDIRNKAASALAKIGTQEAVKALIATLSHSDSEVRIYAAWALGKIGTPEAVRALIATLSHCDSDVRYDVRYYAAWALGKIGTQEAVKALIATLSHSNRDVRSDAAEALKNLGTLDILKQIISSTTINVYEVEIIELVRILFIRYYQEKVPFFPLYPDVIGSKKQKNC, from the coding sequence ATGGGGCAAAAGGGCAAAAAAAATACGGTTCAGGCACATCAACAAGGGATCCAGAAACTCGCAGAAGCAAAAGCTGCTAAACGCAACTATGAGGGAAAAGTCTGGACTGATTTAGATATTGCAGGAGAATCAGGGGTTAGTGAGAAAACTGTTGAGCGCTTTTTTGGGGGCCAACCTGTTCTACTGAAGACGGCCAGCACAATTTGCACAGCCTTGGGTTTAGAGGTAAAGGAGGTTGTGGATCCCAACGACTGGAACCCTCCTACTCCAACGCGGGATAAACCCATTCCGTGTCAAAATGCGATCGCTCAGTTTCTGGAGGCGATCGAAACTCAATGCCAGGAGCTGCGGGTGTTTCACACTCAGCAACCGATTGTTTTAAAGCACCAATATATCCCGATTGAGGTCACCCTGAAACGACGATATCGCCACCAGGTGGAAACGACTTGGGGATATGCGGAATCGGAGGAGGAACAGAAACGCGCCTATGCTCTCAAAGGCATGGAGGAAGAATCACGGCCCGTGCAAGTGCCTTGGGAAAAGGCGAAAATGGAACATCAACGGATGATAGTTTTGGCCGATCCTGGGATGGGAAAATCGACCTTGTTGAAAATGGAAGCGGTCTCCCAAGCGCGACAGGAACGGCAGAAACTCGGCCAATCCCAGGCGATTGATCGGGTGGTGTTTCCCCTATTTTTGCGCCTGTCGGAATTGCAGGAGACGAATGCAGAAATCATTGAGGCGATTCCCCGGTTAATTCAGCGAGACTATCCCAAGCACTGGCGAGAGATTGAACCCTTTTTACGGAAAAAGTTGGAGTTGGGTCAGTGCTTGTTGCTGTTAGATGCATTGGATGAAGTGCCAAGAGAGGCTCGAAATGGCTTGAGGGAGAAGTTAAGCCGCTTTACTGAGTCCTATCGCTGCCCCCTGATTGTCACATCCCGGATTGTCGGATATGGCGGGGGGTTTGTGACAGATGCTAAAGAAGTGGAAATCGTCCCGTTTAATCCAGAGCAATTGCAACGGTATATTCAAACCTGGTTTGTGAATGCAGCGGGATATATTCAGGATGAAACGGTTTCCGCCAGCCGTTTGATTGAAGAGTTGAAACGAAAACCACAAATCCAGGGGTTAGCCCAAAATCCCCTGTTGTTGTCGTTGATTTGCAGTCTCTATCAAGATAAAAAACTCACTCTCCCGACCCGGCGCGTTCAACTGTATGAACAAGTCGTGGAATGTATGCTCAAGGAATGGCGTGGGAACCGAGAGCCACAATCCGACGGAAAGATTCTAGCAAAATTGCGTTTTTTAGAAACCTTAGCCTATCAGTTTAGCTGCCAAGGACAAGAAATTTTTACTGGCGATGAACTGTATGAGGCGATCAAGCAAGGGAAGAACGCTGACAGCGATCTCCAAAATTATCCGACGGAAGAATTAATGGCGGAACTGTCTGAGGAAGATGGCATCATCCAAAAGTTAACCCGTGACGGCCAAAACTATCTGTTTCTACATCGGACGTTTCAGGAGTATTTCACCGCTGGCTATTTAAACCGAGTCATGGCAAGAGATCCACAGCAGGGAATGGCGTTAGTCAGAGCACATTTCTGGGAATATGACTGGCACGAAACCTTAACCTTGCTGGCGGGATTGCTCAAAAATCCGATTCCACTTTTGGAAGCGATCGCTCAGGAAAAGGATGATATTTTTGGGAGTCTGCTGCTGTTAGCCGGTCGATGTTTGGCGGAATGCGAGAACCTTTCTCATCCAGTGAGTGAAGCCATCTGCGATCGGCTTTATGAATTGTGGCATCGTTATCCCAGTCTCAATTTTATCTCCTCAACCGTGGTTACAGTGGGCCAAAATAATTTGCAGATGTTACAGAAGTTGCAAAATGCTGCCCTCTGCGACTCCGATTCGGATGTCAGAAGGCAGGCGTTAGAGGTGTTGGGGAAGATTGGCATCCCAGAAGCAGTACCCAGCTTAATCGACGCCCTCTGCGACTCCGACTCTGATATCAGAAGGTATGCGGCAATCACGCTGGAAAAGAGTAGCACCCCAGAAACAGTAACAGCCTTAATCGACGCCCTCTGCGACTCCGACTCAGATGTCAGAAACAACGCGGCAATCACGCTAGAGAAAATTGGCACCCTAGAAGTAGTAACAGCTTTAATCTATGCCCTCTGCAACTCCGACTCTGATATCAGAAGGTATGCGGCATTGGTACTGGGGAACATCGGCACTCTAGAAGTAGTAACAGCCTTAATCGATGTCCTCTCCCACTCCGACTCGAATGTCAAAATCTATGCGGCATTGGTACTGGGGAACATGGGCACTCCAGAAGTAGTAACAGCTTTAATCGATATCCTCTCCCACTCCGACTCGGATGTCAAAATCTATGCGGAATGGGCATTGGAGAAGATTCGCACCCCAGAAGCAGTACCCGCCTTAGTCCCTGCCCCCTCCCACTCCGATTCGGATGTCAGAAGCGATGCGGTAGAGGTGCTGGGGAACATTGGCATCCTAGAAGCAGTACCCGCCTTAATCGCCGCCTTATCCCACTCCAACAGGGATATCAGAAACAAAGCGGCATCAGCGTTGGCGAAGATTGGCACCCAAGAAGCAGTAAAAGCCTTAATCGCCACCCTCTCCCATTCTGACTCGGAGGTCAGAATCTATGCGGCATGGGCGCTAGGTAAGATTGGCACCCCAGAAGCAGTAAGAGCCTTAATCGCCACCCTCTCCCACTGCGACTCGGATGTCAGATATGATGTCCGATATTATGCGGCATGGGCGCTAGGTAAGATTGGCACCCAAGAAGCAGTAAAAGCCTTAATCGCCACCCTCTCCCACTCCAACAGAGATGTCAGAAGCGATGCGGCAGAAGCGTTGAAGAACCTTGGTACATTAGACATTTTAAAACAAATTATCAGTTCGACCACTATTAATGTTTATGAGGTGGAAATAATTGAGTTAGTTAGGATACTTTTTATTCGATATTACCAGGAAAAAGTCCCGTTTTTTCCCCTGTATCCGGATGTGATAGGGTCGAAAAAACAAAAGAATTGTTAA
- a CDS encoding UPF0175 family protein, translating into MTVIISDEILQASELTPSEFRQEVALHLFQTGRLTLGYASKLAEMPVAAFRQILKKRDIPLYSYDVEDFALDLKNLRELGRL; encoded by the coding sequence ATGACTGTAATTATCTCCGATGAAATCCTGCAAGCATCTGAGCTTACCCCAAGCGAGTTTCGCCAAGAAGTAGCATTACACCTGTTTCAAACCGGGCGTTTGACGTTGGGCTATGCCAGTAAATTGGCAGAGATGCCCGTCGCTGCTTTTCGCCAAATTCTGAAAAAGCGAGATATCCCGCTTTACTCCTACGATGTGGAAGATTTTGCATTAGATCTGAAGAATTTAAGGGAGTTGGGACGCTTGTGA
- a CDS encoding type II toxin-antitoxin system Phd/YefM family antitoxin, with translation MVRVTIEEIQRDPLKYLRRVEGGETLVIVRSHEAIAEIRPITPSQQLRPYGLCTGEFVVPDDFDAPLPNEATDKQKLFELLDRELHPSPYKPDPELQPENFENEGQWLIAVFERYFSAIEPSEIPIQPRESI, from the coding sequence ATGGTTAGAGTAACGATTGAGGAAATTCAACGGGATCCACTGAAATATTTGCGCCGAGTTGAAGGGGGTGAAACTTTAGTGATTGTGCGATCGCATGAGGCGATCGCCGAAATTCGACCCATTACTCCGAGTCAGCAATTGCGACCTTATGGGTTATGTACCGGAGAATTTGTCGTCCCCGATGATTTTGATGCTCCTTTGCCCAACGAAGCGACGGACAAGCAAAAACTGTTCGAGCTTCTCGATCGCGAACTGCACCCAAGCCCCTACAAGCCCGACCCGGAACTCCAACCCGAAAACTTTGAAAACGAGGGCCAGTGGCTGATCGCAGTCTTTGAGCGATACTTCAGTGCGATCGAACCCAGTGAAATACCAATCCAGCCACGGGAATCCATCTGA
- a CDS encoding AbrB/MazE/SpoVT family DNA-binding domain-containing protein, with translation MEISKVSETGQVIIPPEMRKTYSLEVGTEIILIDTGKGILIQPKQPFPPTTLNEVAGCLKYQGSPKTLEEMEAAISKGVQEQWHDSS, from the coding sequence ATGGAAATTTCAAAAGTATCAGAAACAGGGCAGGTTATTATCCCCCCGGAAATGCGGAAGACTTATAGCTTGGAAGTGGGGACTGAAATCATCTTGATTGATACGGGAAAAGGGATTTTGATTCAGCCAAAACAGCCTTTTCCTCCTACTACTTTAAATGAAGTTGCAGGGTGTTTGAAGTATCAAGGTTCTCCTAAAACCTTAGAGGAGATGGAGGCTGCAATTAGCAAGGGAGTTCAGGAGCAATGGCATGATTCCAGTTGA
- a CDS encoding type II toxin-antitoxin system VapC family toxin — protein MIPVDTNIVVRLLTQDDEVQYQKSLQIFQNPKIFIPDTVILETEWVLRFAYQFKPPQVCSALRKLLGLPNVYLTRSIVVHQALLWHETGLDFADAFHLAQSQDCEKFYTFDEKLIKKARGITNCEVKKPD, from the coding sequence ATGATTCCAGTTGATACAAATATTGTGGTTAGACTTTTGACTCAAGATGATGAAGTTCAGTATCAAAAAAGTCTGCAAATTTTTCAAAACCCCAAAATTTTTATTCCGGATACCGTTATCCTAGAAACGGAATGGGTGCTAAGATTTGCTTATCAGTTTAAGCCTCCCCAAGTTTGTTCGGCTTTACGAAAACTTTTGGGACTGCCAAATGTTTACTTAACTCGCTCTATAGTAGTTCATCAAGCTCTGCTATGGCATGAAACGGGTTTGGATTTTGCTGATGCTTTTCATTTAGCCCAAAGTCAGGATTGCGAGAAGTTCTACACTTTTGATGAGAAATTAATTAAAAAGGCCAGAGGGATAACAAATTGTGAGGTCAAAAAACCCGACTAG